Proteins encoded in a region of the Odocoileus virginianus isolate 20LAN1187 ecotype Illinois chromosome 9, Ovbor_1.2, whole genome shotgun sequence genome:
- the ID1 gene encoding DNA-binding protein inhibitor ID-1, with the protein MKVASGSAAAAAGPSCALKAGKAAGGAGEVVRCLSEQSVAISRCAGGPGTRLPALLEEQPVNVLLYDMNGCYSRLKELVPTLPQNRKVSRVEILQHVIDYIWDLELELNSESHVGTPGGRGLPARAPLSTLNGEIGALAAEAACVPADDRILCR; encoded by the exons ATGAAGGTCGCCAGTGGCAGCGCCGCGGCCGCCGCGGGCCCCAGCTGCGCGCTGAAGGCCGGCAaggcggcgggcggggcgggcgAGGTGGTGCGCTGCCTGTCCGAGCAGAGCGTGGCCATCTCGCGCTGCGCGGGCGGCCCCGGGACGCGCCTGCCGGCCCTGCTGGAGGAGCAGCCGGTGAACGTGCTACTGTACGATATGAACGGCTGCTACTCGCGCCTCAAGGAGCTGGTGCCCACCCTGCCCCAGAACCGCAAGGTGAGCAGGGTGGAGATTCTCCAGCACGTCATCGACTACATCTGGGATCTGGAATTGGAGCTCAACTCGGAATCCCACGTCGGGACCCCCGGGGGCCGGGGGCTCCCCGCCCGGGCTCCGCTCAGCACTCTCAACGGCGAAATCGGCGCCCTGGCGGCAGAG GCGGCGTGTGTTCCAGCGGACGATCGCATCTTGTGTCGCTGA